DNA from Ovis aries strain OAR_USU_Benz2616 breed Rambouillet chromosome 15, ARS-UI_Ramb_v3.0, whole genome shotgun sequence:
GCCTGAAACATTAAAGAGGCGACAGGAAAGCTCAACAAATGCAGTTGTCATCAGCACATAGAGGTTGATTGAGCATCTCCAGGAAACAGTCACAAATTCAGGGGGAACAATCCAGTTCCTTCCAGCTTCCTGAGAAGGATGTAAGCCTGACCATGAACAAGGTACTCCAAGAGGTTGTTCCACTCAGTCCTGGGGGAGTTTTTTGGTTGTTCAGTCACcgatttgtgtccaactctttgcaaccccatggaccacagcacaccaagcaGGACCCTACTAATTCCTAGACAGAAATCACTGTTGAACCTGACAGAATTCACAAGTCAGTCAGGGACTTCTGTTCTTCCCTGGGGACCCTCTGTGTGGTGACTGGAGCCAGAGACAAGAAACATAGGCCAGAATTTATGGATCCATAAAGTCCTTGCTCAGCATATACCTGAGAGAAGAGGTATATGCTCTGTTCTGCTTCCTGCAAGAACATCTCTAGAAACTTTCAGATTCCACTTTGTCATTTCCTCTCAGAATGCACACAAGCAAAAGTATAGTTATCTCCCTTATTACAGAAGAGACTGCAGTTGAAAATGGACACAGGCTTAAATGTTTGGAGATACAATAATCCTATAGTAGAGtacaattttagaaaaaatatatgaataacatttgaaaatgattttcagGAGATGGAATACTTTTATATGGAccaattttttcttaattgtaaatttaattttattaaaggaaATTTACTATGGGTCTCTGACTTACAATTAGGTATCTGAAAATCTTCCCCCTACCTTTACTAACAGATTGCAACCAGGATAATGATATGTGATGGGTATATTTAAACCACAAACACTTAATTTCctcttattattatatatatggcATATTATTGTATCAAATCCTATGAAATAACAGACTTCACTAAGAAAGTATTTTTCTGGCAAGCTCTCTTTAGAGCCCCCTTAATCTCATTGTTCCTGAGGCTGTAGATGAGGGGGTTCAACATGGGGATCACCACCATGTAGAACACAGACACCACCTTGTTCTGGTCAGTTGAGTAGCTGGACTTGGGCATCACGTAAATGAACGTGATGGTCCCATAGAACAGAGTGACTGCTGTGAGGTGGGACgtgcaggtggagaaggccttgTGGCGCCCCTCGGTGGAGTGCATCCTCAGGATGGTGATGAGGATGTAGACGTAGGATACAGCTATGACGGTCACTGTGACCACAATGATGGAGCCAGCCGTAAATGAGGGGACAACAGCAGGGATACTGACGTCAGAACAGGAGAGCTCAACCAAAGGAGCAAAATCGCAGAAAAAATGATTGACTTGATTTGGTccacagaaaagtaaaaaatagaaggaaatagtaaaggaGGAGGCATTGAAAAAACCACCTATGTAAGCCACTGTGAGTAACTGGACACAGACTTGTGTGGACATTTTGGTGGAATAAAGCAGTGGGCTGCAGATTGCTGTGAAGCGATCATATGCCATGGCAGCCAGAAGGATGCACTCAGTTGACCCGAAGAAAACAGCGGAACCAAGCTGGATGGCACAGCCAGGGTAGGAGATGGTATTTGTCTCCACCAGGAAGTTTACAAGCATATTGGGTGTAACAGAAGATGAATAGCCCACATCAGCAAGGGCCAAGTGGCTCAGGAAAAAATACATAGGATGATGGAGCTGAGATGAGATTCTGATAAGAATGATTGTGCCGAGATTCCCACATATGGTCACCAGGTAGATACAGAGGCTGATCGTGAAGAGGATGATTCGAAGGACTGGGTCGTTTGTTAAGCCCAGTAAAATGAACCCTGTCATTGCAGTGTGGTTCCCATGCCCCAGGGAATCCATGAGATAAGGCAGCTGCTACCAAAATGAACCTAGATGAAACAATTTATTACAGAAGTTGTAAAtttgataatttcattttctttagtacAGATACAGGGTATGATTATAAATAAAGATATTCAAGAATCTGCATATTTACATGCAGTTGTGAGactatctgtattttttaaattattttcagcaGAATTACCGGAAAACTTTCTAGAAATAAtgtcttttatcttttgtatCATATTGTGTCCAAAATGCACTTAAAGTGGATTTAAACTCATAGAATATcacaaatgagataaaaaaatcaatgagtataattaaaaaattagaaaagaaatgtgTAGGGTTTTGTAATAGAGATTTTATTAATAGCTAAATTTTATTATATGCTTACTAAATTATAAGCATCAGtttaagcattttatatttatgcTTATAATTtagtgagtgtgtgtatatatagtctATACTTATAATTTAGTCTgatatttagtatatatatagTGGGTGTTTATAgtctatttttcattaaaaattaatatttattattttataagtgAGTAAACTGAATCTGAGGAGGTTATATAAGTTGTACAAGATCATATAGCAATTGATAGAATCAAAATATGAAGTCCAAAAAAATCTGACTACCTATCTCCTATAGTAACCATACAATAAATATTACTGACTACAAAGTCCAATAAACCTGGCAATGAGTGTATAACAGATTATCCTTTAAGCCTTCTGGCAGTTATGTAtatctcttttatacatagtTATGTATTTCTAGTTAGTTATGTATTTCACAATATTTatcccttaaaatttttttaaaggagaaataaaaatgttcttgatAGTATAACAGAAACCAATTTCAAATTAGAgttgtggattttttaaattaagaagatTATTAGGTAGTTTGAAATATTGATGTAATCACTATGCAAAAAGCATGATTGATATAAGTacataattaaaatacatttattcaaaCAAACCAAATTACTTACTACTTTAACAATGTTTTCTAATTGGACTTTTgtagaatgaaatattttcttttttttttctttattaaaaatctaaatgccatacatcaacatgaatccgccacagatgtatgtgagttcccaatcctgaacccccctcccataccatctctctgggtcatcccagtgtaccagcctcaagcatcctgtatcctgcatcgaacctagactggccgattatacagagtgaagtaagccagaaagaaaaacaccaatacagtatactatggaatttagaaagatggtaatgataaccctgtatgtgagacagcaaaagaggcacagatgtatagaacagacttttggaatctgtgggagagggagagggtgtgatgatttgggagaatggcattgaaacatgtataatatcatgtaagaaatgagtctagaatgaaatattttcaacataATATATAAC
Protein-coding regions in this window:
- the LOC101104780 gene encoding olfactory receptor 5P76, giving the protein MDSLGHGNHTAMTGFILLGLTNDPVLRIILFTISLCIYLVTICGNLGTIILIRISSQLHHPMYFFLSHLALADVGYSSSVTPNMLVNFLVETNTISYPGCAIQLGSAVFFGSTECILLAAMAYDRFTAICSPLLYSTKMSTQVCVQLLTVAYIGGFFNASSFTISFYFLLFCGPNQVNHFFCDFAPLVELSCSDVSIPAVVPSFTAGSIIVVTVTVIAVSYVYILITILRMHSTEGRHKAFSTCTSHLTAVTLFYGTITFIYVMPKSSYSTDQNKVVSVFYMVVIPMLNPLIYSLRNNEIKGALKRACQKNTFLVKSVIS